The genomic segment AGAGGACATGGGGCGGTGATGGGCCCAGGGCTGTTGGGAGAGCCAGCGCGGGCCCCGGGGCTGATGGGAGGTGATGCTGGGTGGCGAAGGCCCAGGGGGTGGCGGGAGGGACAGCGCAGACCTCGGGGTGTGACAGGACACCAGGCAGCGACAGACCTGGGGGGTGACAGGACACCGGGGCTGCTGGAACCCCCTCCCCTAAGGGCCACTCGGCATTAGGGCAACGAGGGCGGGGCTGCCACACCCACATGATGCAGGTCTTTCTTCATAATGTGCTGAGCATATAAGAGGACCATGACACCGCGTGCTGCAGTAGGCgccatcccagagcaggcaccgcctggccccgaccatgtcctgtgtccactacaagttcttctccaggctgaactatgATACGGTCACCTTCAGCGGCCTCCACATCACCCTGCGCGACCTCAAGCGCCAGATCATGGGCCGCGAGAAGCTGAAGGCGACCAGGAGCGACCTGCAGATCTCCAACGCCCAGACCAAAGAAGGTgcgtgggggcggcgggcgcggggcctcggggaccagtgcggagctgcaccccggcggggagctgcattgcaggggggagcagcaccccagtaGGGAGTTGCACCCCAGCGGGGACCTGCACCACTGTGGAAAGCGACAACCCGCAGGGgccctgcaccacctgccccggcgcccccaggggccctggcaccacctGCCAGACGGTGGGCTGGCCCCGCTGGTAGGTGACGGTGTGGAGCCGGGCAGGCTCACCGGAcaccggcagccctggggcagagggcagcacacaggcactgaccGGTGGCGGCATGGCCGTGGTGGTGAAGCGCATGTCGGACACCTCCGATGCCgtcggcagctgcagagggaacctctctgttgggggaagcaaagaggggtggtggggtgagctactggtgggcagagccccttggggggttacccggagggcaggagcaccacgaggagcaggagcctgctgctgtacctgccatggcggcgggtcagtgtggggtttgtctggggcaaagagtgttctggggttctgtccccatggcgatcattccaccagcacctgcctcagccagccctgccagggtttCATTTTTCATGCCACAGCAACTGCCCGTCTCAATGACGTCCCATCCTGCTGATGGTTTCCTGTCCTCAATGCTCATTTCTCATCCCggtgagggtttcccatccccacgtTAACTTTTCATAATGGAGATCTAGTAACAGAAGCAATGCTAACCTAAgcgaaaagaaaacaggattttaaatatcagtggaaTATCTGCCCATGGAgtcatgttctgcaaaggcagaagtcccttcaaaaagcctgtgcctccttttaatttgatctgCATTTGTTGAGTGTGTTGAGACGATAAAAGTCGGTGTTACCTataaaaggttgcttttctctctgtaaagggattctctgaagtgctgtgtaatgACATACTGATATACGTTCTTACAACctgactactgcttttttctgtactgatgttgttttcagaatacacagaTGATGACGCCCTGATTCCGAGGAACTCCTCGGTAATTGTCAGAAGGATCCCTGCTGGAGGAGTTAAAGCTACCAGCAGAACCTCTGTTACGTGAGTATCCGTAAAGCGGTGTAGTCTTTGCTAGGGGGTTCAGTGAGGTCACTGGTTTAATGGATATTAGTTTACCAGTGGCGTTCCAACTGCATCTCCCTTGTTAAAGCAgctgttagtttttgttgtcctgGGGTAGGTTTCAATGGACCTGTCCCAAAGCAGACTGACCTTTTTAGGCCTGCTGGGACATGGGCTTCAGGCTCCAACAACGGTAACTTCTAAGATgattctgttgggtttgttcttgGGCTTGATTGTTCTGAGACCCGAGCTGTAGATGCTGTTTCCTCCAGGTGGAGAGATGCCTTATGCTATGGGCTTGCTTGTATTGCTTTCAGAGTAAAGACAGATACGCACCGTAGTGTACGCTTAGAATTTGTTCCCATCCCAGAGGAGCCCGACTGTCAGTGTTTGgctatttcctgcatttgcgggaggaggcaggataTGGCAGGTACTCTGAGGCCCCAGATCTGGGGTGTATTGGTTGAGATTACAGCTACTCAAACGTGATCCTGCCTACAGGATTGTTGTGGTCAttttgggatttggggttttttttagttgcacTGAATGTGAGAATTTGAGAATGAGAACAGTTTATGTGTATGATTAGATGGCCACATTCACTAGATTATCCGAACAATGTCCTGATGGGCAGGTTTTAtaacctgtttcactgcttgatgTTGGGCACAAGTGCTCTATTTTAAGCTCtgatcaccttcctttctttctccttccagaagtcGAACGGAGCCAGTGAGCgcaacaccaaaagcagtatgtaaaagcacagggtcacacctttttctgcacactgcacTGAATTCTGACCAACGTAGCCTTGtatgaaattttccaaacagtagtttcatataatttcttccagtaaaacataGCCTATGCTGCAAAGACAATGGATTTGATTCAGCATAGTAAGAACTGCGTAATGCCATCATTTGCACAGTTCTCATGGGACTATTGGTATTTGTGCCCAGTCACGCAttgtatttcatcctgaataTGCGAGGCTATTTCCTGAATGGCTTTGTGTTGTACAGATAAGGTACGATTGGTTATAGGCGATGTAGGTTCAAGGTTTGCACAACTGGACGTGGTGCCGTgctctccatctgtctgtctacagCTAGTAACGTGTCTGTTGGCGTAGCTGCTTGTgcgctttgtgtttcttgcaatgaaaatgctccggagtgtatttttgccattttcacctTGTATCACTTAGCTTcggtttttgcttgctttgcccaACAGTTTCTGAAAACGTTCATAAAAAACACCGAGAAACCATTGTTGTTAAACTTGGTACTGTTTCTGACTTTGACGTGGGattcaaacaaaaactaaaactgacATACGCCCTACGTTCTGAGGACAGTTCTGGGCAGCTAAACGAGTCCTTTCCGTGCCTTTGAATACCTGGGTATTTGTTCCTGGAACTGTTTAATTGCAGTGATATTGTTTGGGCTCCTCCAAGTACATGAATGTCTTTAATAGATTGCCCTGAATGTAAATATCGTTGCTACACAAAGTGGTATTCTAAagttctgcatttgctcttcccgctttctctgatgcagcagcttcatctaatagcttgtctgcaaatgaaaatacctgaaaccCAGTGTACAAATTTTGGCACAAGGTTAGAGCCTGGGGCCTTTGTGGGGCATTTTTCATCAGGTTGGAAAACACTGtcattctgctgctgaaatataaataagtaacagaaggaaatgcttgacTGGTAATAGCCTGGATTTTGATTTAGTcttctgttcagtttctttAGTTCTCTTTAGTTTCTGATTAGTCTTCCGTTTGAAATGGCAGTTCATACATTGACTGTCGATTCTGGATTTTGGATTGTTTGGGGGTTGTTGGTTGTCGAGTCgtgtccccgcccctccccagttcttctgcagtattgCCTTAGGGTGGCAAACAAGTTTCATGGAGATGTTGGTTCTAACTGACTGGTTGGAGGGACTGGCAGGAAATACTTCAGTAGAAgtataaaggaaacaaaaaaagacccagggctggagggccgTGGAAGGTGGCCGTTGGGCAAACGTGCTGAACAGTACATCAGTTACCCTTCCTGACCCATTTGACAAGGTTCCCTCTCTGAGATACTCTGGAGCAACAAGCTGATCTCAAGCGGGTCTGGTTAGTctagtttcttctcattaacCGCACGGGCACTCTTAAGCTGGCGTAGCTTTGGACTTTGCCTTgagcaaatgcaaatgacacGAGGTCGGAAATGCCTCTTGCAGTCACACTCGGAGCGCATCGTGCAGACTTTCAGACTACGGTAGAGGTTAACTATTGCTATGTTTGGACTGTACAACTTgaatatgtgtttaattttctgtgaacagatggatgactcctctgcatctgcttctctgtcccagcttaTTCAGGTATATCTATACTCttaccaaatacttcaaaaaaaaaaaaaaaagtgtttgcttcatatttttaaatcttgcactgTGATCCAGAGCTGTATAACTGTTGTAATGCGAACAATGctttactttaattcttaataatgtcaagtatttatgttaaccttaaaatgtgtgtatgcttTGATCCTCTCCTGTAAAGAGCAGTTGCCACTTTGGGGAGATAGAAGGGGAGAACCTTACCAGCACCAACGTCACGTTGCACTAGTGCTCATCTTcaagacacaaaggagaagcacttcagaggctgtttgccctttttcatacattccgttagttctgctttggggaggagcgctatttttacagaagcatgtCACTGGCTGTAAGGGACGGACATTCCAGGGGGTGTGGAGCAGCCAAATTAGAGGCGTGCCTGGAACACGGACAATTGCAGggctatttctgaatttctagtcctcagagctgcagatccaTTCTTTGACCGCTGCACAATTTCATCAGCTGTCGCATAGATACAGTGGGCAACACAATCTGATTTCCTTGAACGCAGACTGTGTACGCTGTGATTATGTCCCTAACCGTGTCTAGGAACACACCCACGCCTGTGTGTGGCATGCTGGCGGAGGTGACCTTCTGGAACTCCTGCCACGCCGCgttttgctgtggagctgctggcggtttttgcccgggaatgtgtaactttggctgggaaagcactAGTCATTGCGCCTTGTGAGAAGGCGTAGTGCTAGCCAATTCAGTGCCTGGGCTTTAAAGTTACAAAGatcagagaaggcagggccTAATGCAGAGGagcttgttctttcttctgaaaagaaaggctggagttCATTCCCAAGACAGAGAAACCTCTCCCCACTagccacttcttccctctctcaccaCAGACATGAAATTGTGCACATGtggcaaaaatattggaaaaaataattcatttggaagGTAGCCACCAGAAGAAACTGGTCTGCATTAGTGCTGTCCCTAAACGTGTCCTTGGTTCTGTAAACTTAGGTGaagttttactctaaaatgtgAGAAGCCGTCCAAGAGGTGCACACATTGAAGCTTTTGAGaacattgaagtatttcagaacaatacaGGAACAACACCTCAGAGCAGCTCAAAACTGTGACTTACTCTACCCTCTTTAGCACAGACTGGCTCAGCAGGGAGTCAATGTGTTGTAAAAAGTCCTCTGGTTTATTACTGCTATGTACGAAATGCCATATTTGAACTTTCGCCTAtccctagaaatgttttgtgggttttggatgtGTCTTGTACATCTCTTGGGTTCAAGCAAATCAGTCAAGtgtctgtgaagttttctgtcacggttaatggaaatgatttcataggtgtcgatctgcattatgttacagttgaggaaaaactgtgtataggaaacaaccatttaataaaatgctgaaagtagtTGGTTGCTCTTGCGAAGGAATGcacctaaaagcaaagacaggagTGGCTGATCTGAAGGCTTGGTGCTGGACGGTCCAAAGAATGTACAGTCCCTCCCTTAGACCCTGCTGGTATCTGCACTAGTGTGTAATTAAAACTTTTGAACAAATAGTActtcaaaaaccaagaaatcagctggtttccttcatATGAAGATCTAGTTCTGCGTAAGGCTTGTATTACAATTTGCATGGTAAAAGGACACGGCCAGCTggagaaacctgcaggttttgcttacCGTAGTTAGCTCACTTAACACGAAGAAGTTAGCAGGGGCTCTAAAGTGTTTCTAACGTGTGTGTCGACTAACGGCCTGTTACACAGACTGCCAGTCTGGCTGAAGCCAGCGCTTccgaagaagacaaaataaaagcgaTGATGATACAGTCTTGCCGTGCATATGATCCAATCAAGTAAGTGTTGATAACGCCAGATCTGTTCCCCAACGATTACGGAGGAATGCTAGAGATGGTTGTTTTAACAAGAGAGATACAtgcacccctttttctttttctcccaaaaaccTTCTAGTTACATGAAGAACAGCCTGGGTCTACCTCCGCCATCATATACTTGCTTTCGTTGTGGAAAACCTGGCCACTATATAAAGAACTGCCCAACAAACGGGGTAAGGTTGGGGGGGGACTTCTGGTgttactttggttttgttttttaccttggcAGCGAGGTAACAGATACATGAACACGCATATTAAGACGTGTTTCTCTTGGGGTGAAATAGAGAGGTTACATGGCaaagttgcaaagcccttcaaaattcaagggacacctgcaattatcaaggcaaaattttcttttttccaggccacCACAACAAACATAGCCAGAGATCTTTCTCTGTCaactttcatgcatatttttctgtatttcaatatgactggaaatttattttgggtttgaacCCTTTCTAAAGACACTTCACAGTTATTAGTATTTCGtacaaaaccaggatgtttctgctggcCCCATCTATTGGATATCTGCCTGGTGTAATGAcacaagcctctggctgagcgTCCCTGCCATTTAACAACAATCACGGAGATGTCGTTTTAAGTGTGGGTCTTGAGATacgcctgcatttcttttcctaccaGGACAAGActtttgagcctgttcccagaattAGGAGGAGCACAGGCATTCCAAggagtttcatggtggaggtgaaagatcccaaCACAAAGGGTGCTATGCTGACCAGCACGGGAAAATATGCCATACCAATTATTAATGCGTAAGTATGGGACTAACGGGACTGACCCAGGAGCGAAGGAGAGGAACCGTGCGTCGATGCCTGGGCGGCAATGCAGCCGAGTGGGCCAGCACCTCTAGTtacgggggaggaagcactggcaTTGCATCTTAACCTTAACACCCGTGATACTTTCTAATCCCAAGGCCCTAAAATAGGACGCTCCTCCtgttcatgcccctggaagctgcttAAACTTGTGGCGTGCTaagaatcagtatttctgcaaaaggtttccgaggt from the Phalacrocorax carbo unplaced genomic scaffold, bPhaCar2.1 SCAFFOLD_36, whole genome shotgun sequence genome contains:
- the LOC135311302 gene encoding E3 ubiquitin-protein ligase RBBP6-like; its protein translation is MSCVHYKFFSRLNYDTVTFSGLHITLRDLKRQIMGREKLKATRSDLQISNAQTKEEYTDDDALIPRNSSVIVRRIPAGGVKATSRTSVTSRTEPVSATPKAMDDSSASASLSQLIQTASLAEASASEEDKIKAMMIQSCRAYDPINYMKNSLGLPPPSYTCFRCGKPGHYIKNCPTNGDKTFEPVPRIRRSTGIPRSFMVEVKDPNTKGAMLTSTGKYAIPIINAEAYARGKKEKPPFLPEEPASSSPSDEPIPDELLCPLCKDIMTDAAVIPCCGNSYCDECIRTALLDSEDHTCPTCHQSDVSPDALAANKILRQAVNNFQNGTGYPRQQQPQQPPPPPPPPPLLTVGPPAALVTAANLSKPSSQPIGGLLEEKVIQ